The proteins below are encoded in one region of Parabacteroides sp. FAFU027:
- a CDS encoding YqaA family protein gives MEFILNFAEWGYFGLFLASFLAATILPFSSEIVFSALVLAGMNLWGCTVAATIGNFLGGLSCYYLGYLGNVEWIEKYLKIKKEKVDKLQNWLNGKGSAMAFFVFLPGVGDIIAVALGFLRANVYAVSLFMFAGKFIRYIVWMQMVYGVIKLF, from the coding sequence ATGGAGTTTATCCTAAACTTTGCCGAATGGGGCTATTTCGGCCTCTTTTTGGCTTCTTTTCTGGCGGCAACCATTCTGCCATTCAGCTCTGAAATCGTATTCAGTGCATTGGTCCTGGCGGGAATGAATCTCTGGGGATGCACAGTTGCTGCGACTATCGGAAACTTTCTGGGAGGATTGAGTTGTTACTACCTCGGTTATCTGGGGAATGTGGAATGGATTGAGAAATACCTGAAGATTAAAAAAGAAAAGGTAGATAAGCTTCAGAACTGGCTCAACGGAAAAGGTTCAGCCATGGCGTTCTTTGTCTTTCTACCGGGTGTCGGAGATATTATTGCCGTTGCTCTAGGCTTTCTCCGGGCGAATGTATATGCGGTTTCCCTCTTCATGTTTGCAGGGAAATTTATCCGCTATATTGTTTGGATGCAGATGGTTTACGGTGTGATTAAGCTTTTCTAA
- a CDS encoding metal ABC transporter solute-binding protein, Zn/Mn family has translation MNKFISILIVGLFSFGLNSCISEKKDKPVITVTILPLKYFADQIVGNKMDVMCMVPAGSNPESYDPSPNQLVTLSKSKSYLAVGELGFELAWLSKLQQNQPALKIYKTSKGIPLIEHKHNDSHRNDDDGGHFGLDPHTWSSPKTARVIAQNILSAIIETDPKNEKLYRKNFVRLINEIDQTDSVLSKKLRTVKNRSFLIYHPALTYLARDYGLNQYSVEFNGKEPTPQHLKMLVDAAKKHDIRVIFIQKEFDSKNAQILAQESGCKIVVIDPLSYQWSKGLTDVAIALASE, from the coding sequence ATGAATAAATTTATCAGCATATTGATTGTCGGGCTCTTTTCTTTTGGCCTGAATTCATGTATTTCCGAAAAGAAAGATAAGCCGGTAATCACCGTTACTATCCTACCATTGAAGTATTTCGCGGACCAGATTGTTGGCAATAAAATGGATGTGATGTGTATGGTTCCTGCCGGCTCCAATCCGGAATCGTACGATCCTTCACCAAATCAACTGGTAACCCTGAGCAAAAGCAAATCCTATCTGGCTGTCGGTGAACTGGGCTTTGAACTGGCCTGGTTAAGCAAACTGCAGCAGAACCAACCCGCGTTGAAGATATACAAAACATCGAAAGGTATTCCGTTGATTGAGCATAAGCACAATGATTCTCATCGGAATGACGATGATGGTGGTCACTTCGGTTTGGACCCTCACACCTGGAGCTCCCCCAAAACCGCCCGTGTTATTGCCCAAAATATTCTTTCGGCAATAATAGAGACAGACCCCAAAAACGAAAAACTTTATCGCAAAAACTTTGTTCGGTTAATCAATGAGATAGACCAGACTGATTCCGTTTTGTCGAAAAAGCTCCGGACTGTTAAAAACCGCTCATTTCTGATTTATCATCCGGCTCTGACCTATCTGGCTCGGGATTACGGATTGAATCAATACAGCGTCGAGTTTAACGGAAAAGAGCCAACGCCCCAGCATCTGAAGATGCTTGTGGATGCAGCGAAGAAACATGATATCAGGGTCATCTTTATCCAAAAGGAATTTGATAGCAAGAACGCTCAGATACTGGCCCAGGAGTCAGGGTGCAAAATCGTAGTGATTGACCCGCTTTCGTACCAGTGGAGCAAAGGTTTAACTGATGTCGCAATAGCTTTAGCAAGTGAATAG
- a CDS encoding CTP synthase, with the protein MSETKYIFVTGGVTSSLGKGIISASLAKLLQARGYKVTIQKFDPYINIDPGTLNPYEHGECYVTVDGHEADLDLGHYERFINTETTRANNITTGRIYQSVIDKERRGDYLGKTVQVVPHITDEIKRSVKQLGTKYKFDFVITEIGGVVGDIESLPFVESVRQLRWELGKNCLCIHLTYVPYIAAAKELKTKPTQHSVKQLQELGIQPDILVLRTEHELSQDIRRKVALFCNVEPNAVIQSIDMPSIYEVPLKMQEQGLDVVALKKMGMPVGEAPDLGPWKQFLTRMKSATEVVKIGLVGKYVELQDAYKSINESLLQAATYNDYKLKLISIHSEKLNDANAEEQLKDLDGILIAPGFGQRGIEGKFSAIKYARENNVPTLGICLGMQCMVIEFARNVLGFEDANSTEMDTKTPYNVIDLMEEQKGITNMGGTMRLGSYDCEFEKDSTPAKAYGSTTIQERHRHRFEFNSKYKTDFENAGMSCVGHNPETGLVEVVEIPSLKWFVGVQYHPEYNSTVLRPNPLFIDFVKAAINNKK; encoded by the coding sequence GTGAGCGAAACTAAGTACATTTTCGTTACAGGCGGAGTTACCTCTTCTTTGGGAAAAGGCATTATTTCTGCTTCATTGGCAAAGCTTTTGCAAGCTCGCGGCTACAAAGTCACCATTCAGAAATTTGACCCTTACATCAACATTGATCCGGGAACCCTGAATCCTTATGAACATGGCGAATGCTATGTTACTGTTGATGGTCACGAAGCTGACCTTGACCTGGGCCACTACGAACGTTTCATCAATACCGAAACTACCCGCGCTAACAATATTACTACCGGACGCATCTACCAAAGCGTAATCGACAAGGAGCGTCGCGGTGACTATCTGGGAAAAACTGTTCAGGTTGTGCCTCACATTACAGATGAAATCAAACGTAGTGTAAAACAGCTGGGAACAAAATATAAATTCGACTTCGTAATCACCGAAATCGGTGGTGTGGTTGGCGATATCGAATCTCTTCCTTTCGTGGAAAGCGTACGTCAGTTGCGCTGGGAGCTGGGCAAAAACTGCCTTTGTATCCACCTGACTTACGTTCCATACATCGCAGCTGCTAAAGAGCTCAAAACCAAACCGACTCAGCACTCAGTAAAACAGCTTCAGGAGTTGGGTATCCAGCCGGACATCCTCGTGTTGCGTACCGAGCATGAGTTGAGCCAGGATATTCGTCGCAAAGTGGCCCTTTTCTGTAATGTGGAGCCTAATGCCGTAATCCAGTCAATCGACATGCCTTCCATTTACGAAGTACCGTTGAAAATGCAGGAGCAGGGACTTGATGTAGTTGCCTTGAAGAAAATGGGAATGCCTGTGGGTGAAGCGCCTGACCTTGGACCATGGAAACAGTTCCTTACCCGCATGAAATCAGCAACCGAAGTGGTAAAAATCGGATTGGTGGGAAAATATGTGGAGTTGCAGGATGCCTACAAATCTATCAACGAATCACTTCTTCAGGCTGCAACCTATAACGATTACAAGCTCAAGCTTATCTCCATTCACTCTGAAAAGCTCAACGATGCAAATGCGGAAGAGCAGTTGAAAGACCTGGATGGTATCCTTATCGCTCCTGGATTTGGTCAGCGGGGCATCGAAGGTAAATTCTCCGCCATCAAATATGCCCGTGAAAACAATGTTCCGACATTGGGTATATGCCTGGGTATGCAGTGTATGGTAATTGAATTTGCGCGTAACGTACTTGGATTTGAAGATGCCAATTCAACCGAAATGGATACCAAAACTCCATACAACGTAATTGACCTGATGGAAGAACAAAAGGGTATTACCAATATGGGTGGTACTATGCGTTTGGGTTCTTACGATTGTGAATTTGAGAAAGACTCCACTCCGGCAAAAGCTTACGGAAGCACGACTATTCAGGAGCGTCACCGTCACCGTTTCGAATTCAACAGCAAATACAAAACGGATTTCGAAAATGCAGGTATGAGCTGTGTAGGCCATAATCCTGAAACCGGACTTGTTGAAGTGGTTGAGATTCCTTCTCTGAAATGGTTTGTCGGCGTACAATACCACCCGGAATACAATAGTACGGTATTGCGTCCTAACCCTCTTTTTATTGATTTCGTCAAAGCGGCTATTAATAACAAAAAATAA
- the recQ gene encoding DNA helicase RecQ, whose product MAGQINLAEELKKHFGFDTFKGNQEGVITEVMAGRDAFVLMPTGGGKSLCYQLPSLLLEGTAIVVSPLIALMKNQVDAMRNFSEEDGIAHFLNSSLNKSAIDQVKEDIMSGKTKLLYVAPESLTKEENIEFLKQVKISFYAVDEAHCISEWGHDFRPEYRRIRPIINEIGPRPLVALTATATPKVQHDIQKNLGMMDAKVFKSSFNRKNLYYEVRPKDENIDKEIIKYIRQHKGKSGIIYCLSRKKVEELTEILLANGIKALAYHAGMDSAQRSGNQDSFLMEKVQVIVATIAFGMGIDKPDVRYVIHYDIPKSLEGYYQETGRGGRDGGEGQCIAFYSHKDLQKLEKFMQGKPVAEQEIGKQLLMETAAYAESSICRRKSLLHYFGEGYNEENCGNCDNCLNPKKQVEAKELLSTVIETVIALKEKFKADHVVDVIIGKETSEIQSYKHDELEVFGCGTDEDEKTWQTVIRQALIAGYLDKDIENYGLLKVTPAGKKFLDKPVSFKIATDNDFEEEEEDTTPAKGGGSGAADPELFGMLKDLRKKMAKKLELPPYVIFQDPSLEAMATTYPVTIEELQNIPGVGAGKAKRYGDDFLKLIKRHVQDNEIVRPEDLRVRTVANKSKLKVSIIQSIDRKIALDDIAEAKGLDFGDLLNEVEAIVYSGTKINIDYFLDEVMDDDHIDDIFEYFKEAETDDLSEAISELGTDYSEEEIRLVRIKFLSEMGN is encoded by the coding sequence ATGGCAGGTCAGATTAACTTAGCTGAAGAGCTAAAAAAGCACTTCGGATTCGACACCTTCAAGGGGAATCAGGAAGGTGTAATTACCGAAGTAATGGCAGGTAGAGATGCTTTTGTATTGATGCCTACCGGTGGAGGAAAATCGCTTTGTTACCAATTACCTTCATTACTGTTGGAGGGAACGGCGATTGTTGTTTCTCCGTTGATTGCCCTGATGAAAAATCAGGTGGACGCTATGCGAAACTTCAGTGAGGAAGATGGTATCGCCCATTTCCTGAATTCATCGCTGAATAAGTCTGCTATTGACCAGGTAAAAGAAGATATAATGTCGGGAAAGACCAAACTACTCTATGTAGCTCCCGAATCTTTAACCAAAGAAGAAAATATTGAGTTTCTGAAACAGGTGAAAATCTCTTTTTATGCTGTGGATGAAGCACATTGTATCTCCGAATGGGGACATGATTTTCGACCGGAATATCGACGCATTCGTCCTATCATCAACGAAATAGGACCACGTCCGTTAGTGGCTCTTACCGCCACTGCCACGCCGAAAGTGCAACATGATATCCAGAAAAACCTGGGAATGATGGATGCGAAGGTGTTCAAATCGTCATTCAACAGAAAAAATCTTTATTATGAAGTTCGGCCGAAAGACGAAAATATTGATAAGGAGATTATCAAGTATATCAGGCAACATAAGGGAAAATCAGGGATTATCTATTGTCTGAGCCGGAAGAAGGTGGAGGAACTGACTGAGATCCTTCTTGCAAACGGCATCAAGGCTTTGGCCTACCATGCCGGAATGGATTCGGCTCAACGCTCAGGAAATCAGGATTCTTTCCTGATGGAAAAAGTCCAGGTAATTGTGGCTACGATTGCATTCGGAATGGGCATCGACAAACCGGACGTACGATATGTAATCCATTACGATATTCCCAAAAGCCTGGAAGGCTATTATCAGGAGACAGGTCGGGGCGGTCGTGATGGCGGAGAAGGTCAATGCATAGCCTTCTACTCCCACAAAGACCTGCAAAAGCTGGAAAAATTCATGCAGGGAAAACCCGTGGCAGAGCAGGAAATAGGGAAACAACTGCTTATGGAAACGGCTGCCTATGCAGAATCATCGATATGTCGCCGAAAATCTTTGTTACACTATTTTGGAGAAGGATACAATGAAGAAAATTGTGGAAATTGCGATAATTGTTTAAACCCTAAAAAACAGGTGGAAGCGAAAGAATTACTAAGTACTGTGATTGAAACGGTCATCGCCCTGAAAGAGAAATTCAAGGCTGACCATGTAGTTGATGTTATTATTGGAAAAGAGACTTCAGAAATTCAATCTTACAAACACGACGAACTGGAAGTATTCGGTTGTGGAACCGATGAAGACGAAAAAACCTGGCAAACGGTTATTCGTCAGGCATTGATAGCGGGATATCTGGACAAGGATATCGAAAACTACGGCTTACTTAAAGTAACGCCCGCAGGCAAGAAATTCCTGGACAAACCCGTATCATTTAAAATTGCAACTGATAACGACTTCGAGGAAGAGGAAGAAGATACCACTCCGGCTAAAGGCGGAGGTTCAGGCGCTGCTGACCCTGAACTCTTCGGCATGTTGAAAGATCTGAGAAAGAAGATGGCAAAAAAACTGGAGCTACCTCCGTATGTTATCTTCCAGGATCCTTCACTTGAAGCTATGGCGACAACCTACCCGGTAACCATCGAGGAGCTGCAAAATATCCCCGGAGTTGGAGCTGGTAAAGCTAAACGTTACGGTGACGACTTCTTGAAATTGATAAAAAGACACGTTCAGGACAATGAAATCGTGCGCCCGGAAGACCTTCGCGTACGCACAGTTGCCAACAAATCGAAACTTAAAGTGTCAATCATCCAGAGTATCGACCGTAAAATTGCATTGGATGATATCGCTGAAGCTAAAGGTCTTGATTTTGGTGATTTGCTCAACGAGGTAGAGGCTATTGTATATTCCGGTACTAAAATCAACATCGACTACTTCCTCGACGAAGTTATGGATGATGACCACATTGATGATATCTTCGAATATTTCAAAGAAGCAGAAACTGACGACCTGAGCGAAGCTATCTCTGAATTAGGCACCGATTACTCGGAAGAAGAGATTCGTCTGGTCCGTATAAAGTTCTTATCTGAAATGGGGAACTAA
- a CDS encoding metal ABC transporter ATP-binding protein produces MNRIVEIKNITVGYENKVILKNVNLTIHNDDFIGVIGPNGGGKTTLLKAILGVIPIQSGQIEFLQDGEKVPDLRIGYVPQSNNIDRSFPISVYDVILSGLTGESSLFSKFSKSHKHAVEEMIKLLDLESLRKRPISQLSGGQLQRTFLGRALVGNPQLLILDEPNSYLDKDSEGKLNDLLQEFSKDLAILMVSHNISSVRSMAKSLACVNGSLHYHRSTNIPTECLYEFY; encoded by the coding sequence GTGAATAGAATCGTAGAAATAAAAAATATTACCGTCGGGTATGAAAACAAGGTCATACTCAAAAATGTAAACCTGACCATCCATAACGATGATTTTATCGGAGTGATTGGTCCGAATGGCGGTGGGAAAACTACGCTGCTCAAAGCCATTCTGGGCGTTATTCCCATTCAATCGGGACAGATAGAATTCCTGCAAGATGGCGAAAAGGTTCCTGACCTTCGCATTGGATACGTGCCCCAAAGCAATAATATTGACCGCTCATTCCCGATTAGTGTATATGATGTGATATTGTCAGGCCTGACGGGTGAAAGTAGCCTTTTCTCTAAATTTTCAAAGAGTCATAAACATGCGGTTGAGGAAATGATTAAACTTCTAGACCTTGAAAGTCTGAGAAAAAGACCGATTAGCCAGCTTTCCGGAGGGCAATTACAACGAACCTTTCTGGGACGGGCATTGGTGGGTAATCCCCAATTGCTGATACTCGATGAACCTAACTCTTATCTGGATAAGGATTCGGAAGGGAAGCTGAACGATTTACTTCAGGAGTTTAGTAAAGACCTGGCCATCCTGATGGTTTCGCACAATATCAGTTCGGTGCGCTCAATGGCCAAAAGTCTGGCATGTGTCAACGGTAGCCTGCACTATCATAGAAGTACCAACATTCCCACCGAATGTCTCTATGAATTTTACTGA
- a CDS encoding DUF3078 domain-containing protein, translated as MMISLGKYRVILILSGFIMSMTGYANEPAQDSSKDSTTTKQDESIKSLIDTTNTFIPDGMESNVDLMPHQSTETPAQNVDSVEQEESFLIYNRLNMPLEYERPYPTDVWRIPPYLYEYEKEKKYLDVSVEKNPELEEYFRLDTLRLEILHHIMFYNPNLITGIKNSHPSEYKDDEVPTIETSTLLEHLTHTNLDITNLKPSNKMAIDLGKKGYWAYANKSSLQFSQNYISENWQQGGESNLALNGTLNMKANYAHESGLTLNNELDWRASFFTAPSDTVRSWRVTDDQLRLTSNLAFKAFQKWNYSTTAEFKTRFFNSFKTNSNTKLASFLSPAEFSFSIGLSYANDLKKLKIKDLNLALSPLSYNWKYVREYKRIDVTRYGITAGEHALDQVGSRLDLRFSQDIKKNVSWNTRYYYFTTYKSVESEWENTLNFTVNRYFSTKIFFDLRFDDKRKLKSNEDSYFQFKELLSFGFSYVW; from the coding sequence ATGATGATTAGTTTAGGTAAATACAGAGTTATTTTAATCCTTTCGGGATTCATTATGTCAATGACCGGTTATGCCAATGAACCGGCACAGGATTCGTCAAAGGACTCAACAACAACGAAGCAGGACGAGAGCATTAAAAGCCTGATTGACACGACAAACACGTTTATTCCGGACGGTATGGAATCCAATGTGGATCTGATGCCGCACCAATCCACGGAAACACCGGCCCAGAATGTAGACTCGGTAGAACAGGAGGAATCGTTCTTAATCTACAACCGGCTGAATATGCCCCTGGAGTATGAACGCCCCTACCCGACCGACGTATGGCGGATACCACCATACCTATACGAATACGAAAAAGAGAAGAAATATCTGGATGTTTCGGTGGAAAAAAACCCGGAACTGGAAGAGTATTTCCGGCTTGACACGCTACGTCTGGAGATTTTGCATCACATCATGTTTTACAACCCCAATCTCATAACCGGTATCAAAAACAGTCATCCTTCCGAATACAAAGATGACGAAGTGCCGACCATTGAGACTTCAACTTTACTGGAACATCTTACCCATACCAACCTCGATATTACGAACCTGAAACCATCTAATAAGATGGCAATCGACCTGGGTAAAAAGGGGTATTGGGCGTATGCCAACAAGTCCTCACTTCAGTTTTCCCAAAACTATATCTCTGAAAACTGGCAGCAAGGGGGTGAAAGTAACCTGGCACTCAACGGAACACTCAACATGAAAGCGAACTACGCGCACGAATCCGGCCTTACCCTCAACAATGAGTTGGACTGGCGGGCCAGCTTTTTTACTGCTCCCAGTGATACAGTCCGTTCATGGCGGGTAACGGATGACCAGCTTCGCCTCACATCAAACCTGGCTTTTAAAGCATTCCAAAAATGGAACTACTCGACAACCGCCGAGTTTAAGACCCGTTTCTTCAACTCGTTCAAGACCAATTCGAACACTAAGCTGGCATCGTTCCTATCTCCTGCTGAATTTAGCTTCAGTATCGGTCTTAGCTATGCCAATGACCTGAAGAAGTTAAAGATAAAGGATCTGAATCTCGCGCTCTCGCCTCTATCTTACAACTGGAAATATGTGAGAGAGTACAAACGTATCGACGTGACCCGATATGGCATCACAGCCGGCGAACATGCCCTTGACCAGGTGGGATCCCGTCTTGACCTGAGGTTTTCACAGGATATTAAAAAGAATGTCAGCTGGAATACACGCTACTACTATTTTACCACCTATAAGAGCGTGGAGTCAGAATGGGAAAATACACTCAACTTTACCGTAAATCGATATTTCTCGACGAAAATATTTTTTGATCTGAGGTTTGATGATAAGCGTAAACTGAAAAGTAATGAAGACTCTTACTTTCAGTTCAAAGAACTGCTAAGTTTCGGATTTAGCTACGTTTGGTAA
- the yidC gene encoding membrane protein insertase YidC, with product MDRNTVLGFVLIGAILFAYSWFNKPSDAQLKLQQKYNDSIALVEKQRQIAEKQAKQAPAEQIQLSDSAKAAKFGSFAAAATGTEKIETLQNDLMEVKISNKGGRIYSVRLKKYKTFDKKPLYLFNGNESSFNLTLHAVNNQLINTGDLYFTPMLKDSTITMRLNAGGNSSLDFVYTIRPKNYMMKFDIVSSGMDSLLASNVNTMQLKWSQRLRQQEKGEKNENKYANLYYKYTTDEVDYLSDSKDDQKELPNKVKWIAYKDQFFSSVLIAQNPISSVNIASRVLKNEPGYIKQYDTDALIEFNAKNNKPISFSYYFGPNHYPTLKNLDKGVKNDEDKLRLDKLVPLGAKLFRWINQWIVIPLFNFFEKYISNYGLIILLLTLVIKTVLFPLTFKSYISSAKMRVLRPQVEELNEKYPGQDKAMDKQRATMDLYKKVGVNPMSGCLPMLLQMPILIAMYMFFPSSIELRQQSFLWATDLSTYDSIFSWSTQIPVLSQFYGNHISLFCLLMTATNIVYTKFNMEATNTGQAQMPGMKTMMYLMPVMFLFVLNQFASGLSYYYFISTLITILQTLAFRKFINEEKLLAKLHANAAKKPAKKKSSFMARIEEAQRRQQEIVREQQKQRQKRK from the coding sequence ATGGATAGAAATACGGTTCTCGGATTTGTATTGATTGGTGCGATTCTTTTTGCGTACAGCTGGTTTAATAAACCGTCGGACGCACAGTTGAAATTGCAGCAGAAATATAACGATTCTATTGCGTTGGTTGAAAAACAGCGCCAGATTGCAGAAAAACAGGCTAAACAAGCTCCTGCTGAGCAGATTCAGTTGTCAGATTCAGCCAAGGCCGCAAAATTTGGCTCATTCGCTGCTGCTGCAACAGGTACAGAAAAGATTGAAACTCTTCAGAATGACCTGATGGAGGTGAAAATCAGCAACAAAGGGGGACGTATCTATTCGGTCAGACTGAAAAAGTACAAAACCTTTGACAAGAAGCCATTGTATCTTTTCAACGGTAACGAAAGCTCCTTCAATTTGACTTTGCATGCAGTCAATAACCAGTTGATTAATACCGGTGACTTGTATTTTACTCCGATGTTGAAAGATAGCACCATTACGATGCGTCTGAATGCAGGTGGAAACAGCAGTCTGGATTTCGTATATACCATTCGTCCGAAAAACTACATGATGAAATTTGATATTGTTTCATCGGGAATGGATTCTCTGCTAGCTTCTAATGTAAATACAATGCAACTGAAATGGAGCCAGAGACTGCGTCAACAGGAGAAAGGGGAGAAGAATGAAAATAAGTATGCAAACCTTTATTACAAATACACTACTGATGAGGTTGACTATCTGAGCGATTCGAAAGATGACCAAAAAGAACTGCCCAACAAGGTGAAATGGATTGCCTATAAAGATCAGTTTTTCTCCAGTGTATTGATAGCCCAGAATCCTATCAGCTCGGTAAATATTGCTTCAAGAGTCTTGAAAAATGAGCCGGGTTATATCAAGCAATACGATACAGATGCATTAATTGAATTCAATGCTAAAAACAATAAGCCAATTTCATTCAGTTACTACTTTGGTCCGAACCACTATCCGACACTGAAAAATCTGGATAAGGGCGTTAAAAATGACGAGGATAAACTGAGACTTGACAAACTGGTTCCGCTGGGCGCAAAACTGTTCCGTTGGATTAACCAGTGGATTGTGATTCCATTGTTTAACTTCTTTGAGAAATACATCAGCAACTACGGTTTGATTATTCTTTTGCTGACGTTGGTTATTAAGACCGTGTTGTTTCCGCTGACTTTCAAATCCTATATATCTTCGGCTAAAATGCGCGTTCTTCGTCCTCAGGTAGAAGAGTTAAATGAGAAATATCCGGGACAGGATAAAGCGATGGACAAACAACGTGCAACTATGGATTTGTACAAAAAGGTCGGAGTAAATCCGATGAGCGGATGTTTGCCTATGTTGTTGCAAATGCCTATCCTGATTGCGATGTACATGTTCTTCCCGTCATCCATTGAGCTTCGTCAGCAAAGTTTCTTGTGGGCAACTGACCTGTCAACCTATGATTCAATCTTCAGCTGGTCCACCCAGATTCCTGTTCTGAGTCAGTTTTATGGAAACCACATCAGCTTGTTCTGTCTGCTGATGACCGCGACCAACATCGTTTACACAAAATTTAATATGGAAGCAACCAATACAGGTCAGGCACAAATGCCGGGTATGAAGACCATGATGTACCTGATGCCGGTGATGTTCCTTTTTGTGCTGAATCAGTTTGCTTCAGGCTTGAGCTATTACTACTTTATTTCAACATTGATTACGATCTTGCAGACATTGGCGTTCCGCAAATTTATCAATGAGGAAAAACTGTTGGCTAAGCTTCATGCAAATGCTGCTAAAAAGCCGGCTAAAAAGAAATCAAGCTTTATGGCTCGCATAGAAGAAGCGCAAAGACGTCAGCAGGAAATTGTGCGCGAACAACAAAAACAACGCCAGAAACGTAAATAA
- the mnmD gene encoding tRNA (5-methylaminomethyl-2-thiouridine)(34)-methyltransferase MnmD, with protein sequence MNNPNIILEETKDGSHTLFVPAMNEHYHSVNGALQESMHVFIDAGLRKVEAKKICVLEIGFGTGLNAFITLLEGDKLQKEIHFTSLELYPLPEDIYSKLNYGEIIAPEKAGLFTKLHQAEWEKSCEITPLFHLQKKKADLCQYDFGDEMYDLIYFDAFAPDKQPEMWQPELFQKLSDHTNPGGILTTYCAKGVVRRAMQAAGYTVERLQGPPGKREMLRATKI encoded by the coding sequence ATGAACAATCCGAATATTATTCTTGAAGAAACAAAAGACGGTTCACACACCCTGTTTGTGCCGGCGATGAATGAGCATTACCACTCGGTGAACGGTGCTTTGCAGGAGTCGATGCATGTATTTATTGATGCCGGATTACGGAAGGTTGAAGCTAAAAAAATCTGCGTATTGGAAATCGGGTTCGGCACAGGATTGAATGCCTTCATCACTTTACTGGAAGGCGATAAACTGCAGAAAGAGATTCATTTCACTTCGTTGGAGTTATATCCATTGCCCGAAGATATTTACTCGAAGCTCAATTACGGAGAGATAATAGCGCCCGAAAAAGCCGGTTTGTTTACCAAACTGCATCAGGCTGAATGGGAAAAGAGTTGCGAAATAACCCCGTTATTCCATTTGCAAAAAAAGAAGGCGGATTTATGCCAATACGACTTTGGCGATGAGATGTACGACCTGATATACTTCGATGCTTTTGCACCTGACAAACAACCCGAGATGTGGCAACCGGAACTGTTTCAGAAGCTATCCGACCACACCAATCCCGGTGGAATACTGACCACTTATTGTGCCAAAGGAGTCGTGAGACGGGCTATGCAGGCGGCCGGTTATACTGTAGAAAGACTACAGGGTCCTCCCGGAAAGCGGGAAATGCTGCGGGCAACAAAGATTTAG